From Prionailurus bengalensis isolate Pbe53 chromosome F2, Fcat_Pben_1.1_paternal_pri, whole genome shotgun sequence, one genomic window encodes:
- the SLC39A4 gene encoding zinc transporter ZIP4: MTMTVLVRLQLGLLLSVLMVTMVAAQPTRLLTLLSSGQGVLDRVELGSLLNTLADRVHCADGPCGKCLSVDDALALGRPEKPGLPGGAVLEHRHIARFSAAAALYLSDPKGTCADVQAGRWATRADHLLALLEGPKALTPGLSRLLQRIQAQAAGWPAAEKACVDLPQLLEEAAGAGAPSNPGLVLAALLDHVSSGSCLHALPTPQYFVDFVFRQHSGENPNITLAELEALMQRLGVGRVAETPSDHSDHGHLGKGANHQGPVPPATPNGSSSMWDTVCLSASEVMAVYGLSEQAGVTPELWAQLSPALLQQQLSGACSPQSSPPTQDQLSQAERYLYGSLATLLICLCAIFGLLLLTCATYSAASHYIIQTFLSMAVGALTGDAVLHLTPKVLGLHTHSGEGLGPQSTWRLVAMLGGLYTFFLFENLFNLLLPLDPEDSKDGPCSHSHGGHSHGVSLQLAPSELRPPKQPHEGSRADLVTEESPELLSSEPRRLSSELRLLPYVITLGDALHNFADGLAVGAAFASSWKTGLATSLAVFCHEVPHELGDFAALLHAGLSVRRALLLNLASALTAFVGLYVALAVDVGEDSEAWILAVATGLFLYVALCDMLPAMLHVRDQRPWLLFLLHNMGLLGGWTVLLLLSLYEDNITL; encoded by the exons ATGACCATGACAGTCCTGGTTCGACTCCAGCTGGGGCTGCTGCTGTCTGTGCTGATGGTGACCATGGTGGCAGCTCAGCCTACCCGTCTGCTGACCTTGCTGTCCTCGGGCCAGGGTGTTCTGGACCGTGTGGAGCTGGGCAGCCTGTTAAATACACTGGCGGACCGTGTGCACTGCGCCGACGGGCCGTGTGGAAAG TGCCTCTCTGTGGATGATGCCCTGGCCCTGGGCAGGCCTGAGAAGCCAGGGCTCCCCGGGGGGGCAGTCCTGGAGCACAGGCACATCGCCCGCTTCAGTGCCGCCGCTGCCCTCTACCTCAGTGACCCCAAGGGCACATGTGCAGATGTCCAGGCTGGCCGCTGGGCCACCCGTGCTGACCATCTCTTGGCCCTGTTGGAGGGCCCCAAGGCCCTGACCCCAGGCCTGAGCAGGCTGCTGCAAAGGATTCAGGCCCAGGCTGCTGGCTGGCCTGCTGCAGAGAAG gcctgtgTGGACCTGCCCCAGCTGCTGGAGGAGGCAGCAGGGGCAGGAGCTCCCAGCAACCCTGGCCTGGTCCTGGCCGCCCTGTTGGACCATGTCAGCAGTGGGTCCTGTCTCCATGCCCTGCCGACCCCCCAGTACTTTGTAGACTTTGTGTTCCGGCAGCACAGTGGCGAGAATCCCAACATCACACTGGCTG AGCTGGAGGCCTTGATGCAGCGCCTGGGGGTAGGGAGAGTGGCGGAGACACCCAGCGACCACAGCGACCATGGTCATCTGGGAAAGGGGGCCAACCACCAGGGCCCTGTGCCCCCTGCCACCCCTAACGGCAGCTCCAGCATGTGGGACACA GTATGCCTGAGTGCCAGTGAAGTGATGGCCGTGTACGGGCTGTCTGAGCAGGCGGGGGTGACTCCAGAGCTCTGGGCCCAACTGAGCCCGGCCCTGCTCCAGCAGCAACTAAGTGGGGCCTGCAGCCCCCAGTCCAGTCCCCCCACTCAGGACCAGCTCAGTCAGGCGGAAA GATATCTATATGGCTCCCTAGCCACGCTGCTCATCTGCCTCTGTGCCATTTTCGGCCTCCTGCTTCTGACCTGCGCCACCTACAGCGCTGCCTCCCACTACATCATCCAGACCTTCCTGAGCATGGCTGTGGGTGCACTCACTGGGGATGCCGTCCTCCACTTGACACCCAAG gtgCTAGGGCTGCACACGCACAGCGGGGAGGGCCTTGGCCCACAGTCCACCTGGCGCCTTGTGGCCATGCTGGGTGGCCTCTACACCTTCTTCCTGTTTGAGAACCTCTTCAACCTCTTGCTGCCCCTGGACCCTGAG GACTCAAAGGATGGGCCCTGCAGCCACAGCCACGGTGGCCACAGCCACGGAGTGTCCCTGCAGCTAGCGCCCAGCGAGCTCCGGCCGCCTAAGCAGCCCCACGAAGGCTCTCGCGCAGACCTG GTGACAGAGGAGAGCCCGGAGCTGCTGAGCTCGGAGCCCCGGAGACTGAGCTCAG AGCTGAGATTGCTGCCCTACGTGATCACGCTGGGCGACGCCTTGCACAACTTCGCCGATGGGCTCGCCGTGGGCGCCGCCTTCGCGTCCTCCTGGAAGACCGGACTGGCCACCTCGCTGGCCGTGTTCTGCCACGAGGTGCCACACGAGCTAG GGGACTTCGCTGCCCTGCTGCACGCGGGGCTGTCGGTGCGCCGGGCTTTGCTGCTGAACTTGGCCTCAGCGCTGACTGCCTTCGTCGGCCTCTACGTGGCGCTCGCTGTCGACGTTGGAGAGGACAGTGAGGCCTGGATCCTGGCGGTGGCCACTGGCCTCTTCCTCTACGTGGCGCTCTGCGACATG CTTCCAGCCATGCTTCATGTGCGGGACCAGCGGCCCTGGCTCCTCTTCCTGCTGCACAACATGGGTCTGCTGGGCGGCTGGACCGTCCTGCTGCTGCTGTCGCTGTATGAGGACAACATCACCCTCTGA
- the VPS28 gene encoding vacuolar protein sorting-associated protein 28 homolog isoform X1: MGKGRWARSLLWPPEPYKMFHGIPATPGMGAPGNKPELYEEVKLYKNAREREKYDNMAELFAVVKTMQALEKAYIKDCVTPNEYTAACSRLLVQYKAAFRQVQGAEISSIDEFCRKFRLDCPLAMERIKEDRPITIKDDKGNLNRCIADVVSLFITVMDKLRLEIRAMDEIQPDLRELMETMHRMSHLPPDFEGRQTVSQWLQTLSGMSASDELDDSQVRQMLFDLESAYNAFNRFLHA, encoded by the exons ATGGGAAAAGGCCGCTGGGCTAG GTCTCTGCTGTGGCCACCTGAGCCCTACAAGATGTTTCACGGGATCCCAGCCACTCCAGGCATGGGAG CCCCTGGAAACAAGCCGGAGCTATATGAG GAGGTGAAGCTGTACAAGAACGCCCGGGAACGGGAGAA ATATGACAACATGGCGGAGCTGTTTGCGGTTGTGAAGACAATGCAGGCTCTGGAGAAGGCATACATCAAGGACTGCGTCACCCCCAACGA GTACACTGCAGCCTGTTCTCGGCTCCTGGTCCAGTACAAAGCCGCCTTCCGGCAGGTTCAGGGCGCAGAAATCAGCTCCATTGATGAATTCTGCCGCAAGTTCCGT CTGGACTGCCCACTCGCCATGGAGAGGATCAAAGAGGACCGTCCTATCACCATCAAAGATGACAAGGGCAACCTGAACCGCTGCATTGCAGACGTGGTCTCG CTCTTCATCACGGTTATGGACAAACTGCGCCTGGAGATCCGTGCCATGGATGAG ATCCAGCCTGATCTGCGGGAGCTGATGGAGACCATGCACCGCATGAGCCACCTGCCCCCCGACTTCGAGGGCCGCCAGACCGTCAGCCAGTG GCTGCAGACCCTGAGCGGCATGTCGGCCTCTGATGAGCTAGATGACTCCCAGGTGCGCCAGATGCTCTTTGACCTGGAGTCGGCCTACAACGCCTTCAACCGCTTCCTGCATGCCTGA
- the VPS28 gene encoding vacuolar protein sorting-associated protein 28 homolog isoform X2 gives MFHGIPATPGMGAPGNKPELYEEVKLYKNAREREKYDNMAELFAVVKTMQALEKAYIKDCVTPNEYTAACSRLLVQYKAAFRQVQGAEISSIDEFCRKFRLDCPLAMERIKEDRPITIKDDKGNLNRCIADVVSLFITVMDKLRLEIRAMDEIQPDLRELMETMHRMSHLPPDFEGRQTVSQWLQTLSGMSASDELDDSQVRQMLFDLESAYNAFNRFLHA, from the exons ATGTTTCACGGGATCCCAGCCACTCCAGGCATGGGAG CCCCTGGAAACAAGCCGGAGCTATATGAG GAGGTGAAGCTGTACAAGAACGCCCGGGAACGGGAGAA ATATGACAACATGGCGGAGCTGTTTGCGGTTGTGAAGACAATGCAGGCTCTGGAGAAGGCATACATCAAGGACTGCGTCACCCCCAACGA GTACACTGCAGCCTGTTCTCGGCTCCTGGTCCAGTACAAAGCCGCCTTCCGGCAGGTTCAGGGCGCAGAAATCAGCTCCATTGATGAATTCTGCCGCAAGTTCCGT CTGGACTGCCCACTCGCCATGGAGAGGATCAAAGAGGACCGTCCTATCACCATCAAAGATGACAAGGGCAACCTGAACCGCTGCATTGCAGACGTGGTCTCG CTCTTCATCACGGTTATGGACAAACTGCGCCTGGAGATCCGTGCCATGGATGAG ATCCAGCCTGATCTGCGGGAGCTGATGGAGACCATGCACCGCATGAGCCACCTGCCCCCCGACTTCGAGGGCCGCCAGACCGTCAGCCAGTG GCTGCAGACCCTGAGCGGCATGTCGGCCTCTGATGAGCTAGATGACTCCCAGGTGCGCCAGATGCTCTTTGACCTGGAGTCGGCCTACAACGCCTTCAACCGCTTCCTGCATGCCTGA
- the VPS28 gene encoding vacuolar protein sorting-associated protein 28 homolog isoform X3 codes for MGKGRWARSLLWPPEPYKMFHGIPATPGMGAPGNKPELYEEVKLYKNAREREKYTAACSRLLVQYKAAFRQVQGAEISSIDEFCRKFRLDCPLAMERIKEDRPITIKDDKGNLNRCIADVVSLFITVMDKLRLEIRAMDEIQPDLRELMETMHRMSHLPPDFEGRQTVSQWLQTLSGMSASDELDDSQVRQMLFDLESAYNAFNRFLHA; via the exons ATGGGAAAAGGCCGCTGGGCTAG GTCTCTGCTGTGGCCACCTGAGCCCTACAAGATGTTTCACGGGATCCCAGCCACTCCAGGCATGGGAG CCCCTGGAAACAAGCCGGAGCTATATGAG GAGGTGAAGCTGTACAAGAACGCCCGGGAACGGGAGAA GTACACTGCAGCCTGTTCTCGGCTCCTGGTCCAGTACAAAGCCGCCTTCCGGCAGGTTCAGGGCGCAGAAATCAGCTCCATTGATGAATTCTGCCGCAAGTTCCGT CTGGACTGCCCACTCGCCATGGAGAGGATCAAAGAGGACCGTCCTATCACCATCAAAGATGACAAGGGCAACCTGAACCGCTGCATTGCAGACGTGGTCTCG CTCTTCATCACGGTTATGGACAAACTGCGCCTGGAGATCCGTGCCATGGATGAG ATCCAGCCTGATCTGCGGGAGCTGATGGAGACCATGCACCGCATGAGCCACCTGCCCCCCGACTTCGAGGGCCGCCAGACCGTCAGCCAGTG GCTGCAGACCCTGAGCGGCATGTCGGCCTCTGATGAGCTAGATGACTCCCAGGTGCGCCAGATGCTCTTTGACCTGGAGTCGGCCTACAACGCCTTCAACCGCTTCCTGCATGCCTGA